The segment TATTATCTACAAAAAAATCTCTGGTCATTTAAAACTTGAATCATTCCTAGCTTTTATATCGTGTGAAGCAAAGCATATGAATAATAACATTCAAGCAGTAAGGGTATTATGAATCATCTTTGTTACTTATACATATAAGGTTTGGAGAACCATACCATCACATAGGCATATTGATAACTCCATAAGGTATAACAAGAACACACAGTTCTACAGGGAATGGATCACCTTAACATACTTGAATTATTGAGAGGTTAAATAACATAATTCCCATAGATAAAGAGTCTTAAAAGATATGAAATGGAAGGATGTCAAGATAAAAAGAACATGACACTTAAGGAATAAGGGATTTTGAATTCAACGGTTTGCCTCTTACATACCTCAATTCTGTACTTTAAGTGCACAACAATGTTCAATCACCATTGCAACTTTAATCCACAACTATATATGCCAAGTAGGACTAGCATTAGTAAAAACTCTCATGTTTAGTTCGTTTAGGCATTTCATCAAACACGTAGTGAGCCATAAGCCTGAAGCTCTACAACCTCCATTAATGGTGTTTCTTCATCCCAAACTCTTCTCTTTGCCAACAAAAGACACTATAATCATATATAGTTATAACTTCACCAGCAAGGAGTCCAACAATTAACATGCTCCATTTCTTGTTTCAATGGTCTCAAGGCATTGAGTGGAAGTCAGGGGATGGGTCCTTCCCAGATAcacatttttataattatttggaAAACAGACTTTCCCTCATAGTAAGGAACATATAAACCAACAGGCTaaaggatatttttttttgaaaaccgAGAAATCAGTCTGTAATCCACCCTTTGGACCAATCACAACCTTCTAAACTCGGTGGATAATGGGCCCGCccctctacccttctccacttaatGCCAGGCTTCGTTTTGTATGGTGTGGGGCTTGAACTTGAGACATAAGTCACAAAACCTCCACCTTTTGCCATTCGAGCTAGGCCTTGGGGGCCAGCCAGGCTAGAGGATATTTTTGTGGCAGACTGACCGATAATTAATACAATACTGATCTGgcattgatattatattgaaattttgacACCGATTGTGAAAAATCCTGCATAAGCCATTGGATAAGTGCTAGGTTGtataaaactcaaaatcaaGTTCACGTATGCCAGTTTATCAAACACACAGGGTGGTGAattccttaaaaaattaaagttggtGGAGGTGTATCATGCAACTTGAGACATCCAACAGAAACAAAATCTTCAACAACATACATAGGTGACACATCTTTTCAGCGGAATCTTTATCCCATGTGAAAGAGGTTACTAAACAAGCAATTTCTCATAGAATAATTTCCCCAAAAATATATCAATCAACCCCTTTCACAACACAGATTGAAAAATCACTTTCTCAAGTGAAACATATACTGATACCCATACTAGCGTAATGCAAATCCATATAAACAGGGTCTTGTTGAATTTGGCACTCCTGCCTACTGGTTATTATCTGAAATTGATTCTTATATTGATAATGACGTGGAGctgcaaaatatatatttgtgattGCACTGAACTTTTTGCCTTAATATTTAAGGTGCAAGTTCTCTTCTTTCAACTGTGTTTGTGCTCCTTGTTTCGTGCCAACTGGATTCCCAATAGATAATAtgcattttcatttttcttgttttatggACTACAAATGTGATGTTGAACTTATAATTTCAGGTCCAAAAAGAGATATCTCCAGTAGTCCTGACTGTAGTCTCATGCTTAGTACCAATCCTTCAACATGCTGAGGTAATTTTCTGTTTCCTATCTAAGATTGAAATATTTTGTGATTGGTGGTTGATCCCGTTTGTCTTTTTATGCATACAATGCATGTATGCTGTGCCTAAATGTATTGTGTTTTGTTCTTCTCATTTTATACTTGGTTCTAAGAAGGGTCTCAACAAGTCACTGATAGAGAATAGCGCAATCACCCTCGGAAGACTTGCATGGGTTTGTCCGGAGCTTGTGTCACCACATATGGAGCATTTTCTGCAAACATGGTGTTTTGCTCTCTCTATGTAAGTTAACTCGTACTGCAACTGTTCGATTCATGGTGACTAGAAGTCCTGCATGCTCATGCATTGAAAACTTTAGAACTATAGGCTTTTTTTGCATGAAACAGAGAGTAATGTGGTCATGCTGACCAAGTTTGACTGAAGAGTTCTATTTTGGCTTACTCTTCTCCATATATTTGATGGCAAGACTCGAAACACCTCCATCTTAACATTGTCAATCTGAAGTTGGGTTGCTAATTCCTGAGACGCACGCTTTAGcaaattttttatcaagtttGCCGAACTCCAAAATAATATTCCCTTCAGTCCCTTTTATGTGTCATCTTTGCCAAGATTATTGTCCAAGATTTGTCACTTTAGAAAATCAAGAAAGCATTAATAATATTCTTTCCAACTCCACCCTTACTATTCCAAGAAGGGCCATATAATCATTAATTACCCAATTAAGAAAAAGACGGGAATAATTAAGTCAAATTACAGCATTAAACATATGATTAATGCTTATCTTTCTTAATGGGTGTGTCAAAGCCTTAATTGACAACCTGAAGAAGTTTTATACCTTATAAAAGAAACCAGTGggaatattattttaatgattgATAATACCACATGGTAAGAAGTAATAACGTTTTCTTTGAAGCCGTggtatatgtttttgtttttattattctgTAATACAAAAGGAAGTGCATGTTGAAGGTCTTAGTGTAAGTGGTTGAATGTCATTAGCTTTATTAGtgttacttttcttttcaagagCATCAAGTTTTGAGAGGAAAAAACATAGATAAAAGGTGATAGTATCTTCGGCACCCATTCTTCGTTGCTGTATAACTAACACATTAATTTGTCAAGCTTGTTTGATAAGAAAAAAACTTCCTTTCACAATGTGAAGCTGTGATCTTCTCCTTTCATAGAACTGAATGTGTCAAAAACCCACCCATTCCTGACTCTCCTCTTGCATCAATATTTATCAGCATATTACAATGCACAAAATGCCTCATTGATGTCCTTCAATTTGTTCTCACTTTATGGCAGGATACGTGATGATATTGAGAAGGAAGACGCCTTTCGTGGTTTATGTGCAATGGTAGTTTCGTCTTCTGACATTGTCTCTTCGGTTCAGATCACAAAGAACTAACTACTGCTAAATTATTGTAAATTTCCTATTATTGAAAGCTATAAATTGCTGTCCTTTTGTTGGACCACTTATGGATGATGGCATCCTGAAGCTGAATTAACTTAGGACAGTACACATGATCTTATATCAACTGTTGAAGAAGTCCCGCAATGGTTAATATATGGCTTTGACAATCTCTCattttgagctagcttttggggttgagttagtcTCGACATCCATTTCTTTACATGGTATCAGTGTAGGACACAACCCAATTCTCATTCACGATGTTGGACCCCCATATTAAAATTGCTCACACTTCAAATATCCAGCCATGGGGTGACCTGCGGTGTTGAAGAATTCCCACATCAGTCAATAATGGATGGATGGTCTCTTTATATTACTTGGGCAATCCTCACCtcttgagctagcttttggggttgagtGAGGCCGAAGATCCTTTTCTTTACACTAACCCAGATTTTATACTTGACGTACTACACATCATTCTAAAAAATGCAAGAAGTTGTCATAAATTGGAAACAAGTACTTGTTCTTTTCTAAAACCTGTTTAAAAGTTGTAATCTAACTGCAGATGTGTCTTggtttttcatatttattcagGTAAAGGCAAATCCATCAGGTGCATTAAATTCACTCGTCTTTATGTGCAAAGCCATTGCAAGTTGGCATGTAAGCTTTCTGTTTCTGTATTTTCAACCGTGGAAGAGAAACTCcgatattattttttctttgttatccTCATGTTGTGATCCTTCTCAGGAGATACGAAGTGAAGATCTACGCAATGAAATCTGCTTGGTTTTGCAGGGATATAAGCAAGTAAGCGTTGCCCAATActgtaattatttctttttcatctGCTCTAGACGGGTatcttttcatgtcttattgCATTTTTACTCAAGAATTTGTGAATTGGTCTTGCTTTGTAGCACAGAGTAattcttcttccttttatctAAACAAGGAAAACAATTATGGAGAGTAATTAttctacatttttttgtttctttctttccctcctttttactttttaagttGCTTCCTGCCAATAGTTCTGAACATCTTTAGAGTTTGTTAGTTTCATCTGGAGAAGAACCAGGTGAAGAAATGGAAACTAAGGAAGACCAATCTCATTTTTCTCACTAACTATCAGTGGTATAATGTTTAGGGTATAAAGATGTCCAATGTATTATTCTGAGCTTGGTCGTTACcagtttaaaaaaatgtattatttctGAGCTTGGATACATTTTGTCAGATGCTCAAGGATGGTGCTTGGGAACAGTTCATGTCAGCTTTGGAGCCCTCAGTGAAGGACAAGTTGTCGATGTATCAAGTTTAGTTATTTATTGACAGAGTGGATCTCCCAAGTTTCAATGCATGTTGTCATCTCGGCTGTATGACACTTCACATCTATGGATCTATTGGCTTTGTGTTGGTGTTACTCTTAACATTGTCAGATTGTTATTGTTGCCATGCATGTTGATCAAACAGTCTTGGGTTCAATTTCATCCAGGCAACATTCTCATTGAAGATTGAAGctatttttattcttcaaaGCTTCAGGGCTGCAGGTTTTGGGCACAACAATTGGAGAAGCTGAGGTTTGACAAATTTAGTGTACAGGTGTGAATGCAacaattatatttgattttgttgGTGTCTGTCCTGAAGGGGCGAGATCCTAAATCTTAAGATAATTGGGTGTGAGAATTTTATATTGGGTTGAAGAGCAACTTTTCCTGATTTTATCTTTCCATTATAAGGTCCCATTGGTTGATTTTAGACTACGATATCATAGCTAGATGTCTCAGAATTTGTTGATCCACCTTCTCATCTGGAGGTTTGAAAGTGATGGTCCGTTGGGAGGTATGAATGATCTCGATGGTGGGCGAGAGAAATAATTGTTGTCTGTACTTTGTGGTTATTGGTAGAGGggtttaaattttatgtatcattttaaagaaaatattatgtcattttATCCTACACGATTTTTTAGTACCGTCTAAAGgaagatgaaaaaatatttgatagttATAACTAGAAATGGAATGCGAAATTCAAAGATGCTGTATTGAAAATTCtgtgttaattttttaattgaattttgttTGAGAATTGTTTCTTTGAAATATGAAGTATCacccctttattgaaatgtgtTACATCGTGTATATCGCTGTCTCCATATGGGAAAATGTCTTTAGCCATAGACAGTCAACTGACACGAGATTGAAGATATTTCCTGGGATATTCAATCGTGGTAAGTGAGAGGACATGATGCTGTGGGGAACACTCACTATCAAGGCCTCTTTTGTATCTGTTGATTATGAAGTGCATTTACAGTATGTTCTCTTATCACATTGctgcattttcaattttttcccaAATTTCTTTCCTTCTCATCTCTTCTATGCGTTCACTGGCTTCTTGGATTTCAAGCTGTAGAAGGCACTTGGAATAGAGAAATGGTGCTAGAGCTTCCAGCATTCCCTTCACATTCTCCGTCAATTCCTTAACACTTTTGCTCCAATGTCCTTGCAAGTTCTTCTCCATCCCTTCCACTAGAACTGGAAAGACTTCTTCCATTGCTTGTGATAACATCTTCCAGAATTGCTCATTGTTCCACACATACAATGCGCGTTCAGCAACCTAAGATCAGAACCATTAGTTTACTCCAACATCATCTCTTACATAATTGAAATCCAACAAGTGTAGGTTTGGGATGACAGGAAAATGTCTTTCATCAAATGGGAGTAAAATGGCTTCTCTCATATGGATGTTATATCAATTCGTACTACTTAAAATCATCATAGAAATCACCCATTtgcaaatattattaataaacatTTGAAAATTGAAGATGAACAATTTTTCTAATGGTTAACCTTGAACAGTACGCCAAGTCCAAAGAACAGTAATTTACCTGCGAGTTCCAACTGTTTAAACACTTGGTAATTTTGGTGCACAAAGGCAGGGCAAGTTCCTTGTACAATTGTGGATCAACAGTCTCCACAAGTTCTTCCAATTCACCGATAAACAGAACTTCCTTCTGGCAATTGGTAATTGGCCAGTACTTCAATATGCCTCTTATAACAACCTCACCAAGCTCAGGCTCTTTTTGCACAAACTGAGATACACAATAAGTCAACTGCCTATGATAAACTTGCATCCCTTTTGGTTTATGCAAAGGGACAAGAACtctattcaagaaaaacttGTGTTCTTCTTTCAAAGGAACACTAAATCCATTTATAATTGTGCCCCATATTTCAAGAAGCTCTCCGATTCCAGGGTGCCTTTGATCAGTCTCGAAAACATAGTGCAAGAATACATCATGCATAGTCTTTCTCATGAATGGTCTGTAGAATGTTAACTTTGAATAGATTCTGTGGAACACATTCTTTAAGTTGTCGCGTTCTCTTTGATCTTCAGATTGGAACAACGTGAGGAGACTAAGGAGGAAAGCATGGTCTATGTAGATACGAAGCGATTCAACACTTGTTCTACTGACAATCCTGAGGAAAATGTCGTAAACTATTTGCAAATGTGGCCAGGAGGGTGTTGGATTGCTGATAAGATCATCGTCATCCAGTAATACTGAGACGGCAGAATGAATTGGTGGAGGGAGAGGCCTAAAAAGATTAGATGACAACATTATGAAAAGGGGTGACAGTACTTGATCATCAAGTGGTCTAATGAGAGTCTTGATGATGGAAAGGAGTTGGATGAGTTTTAGCCTCTTTAAATCTTGTAGTGAAGGGGATTCTTGTGGATCAGTGAAAGAACAGTAAGATATTAGAGAAAGCATTTCCTCTGTCTCAGAATCAAGAAAATTTGTCATGTTCCTTGAATCTAAAAGGAGTTGTTTTAGAGTTGTGTTTGTTTTTCTTGGAGAATTTTTTGGGCTAAATGTTTTCCTTGGAGAGTTTCTTGGGCTGTTTCCATTTAACCCACTCATTGTTCCTTTTGCCACTTAGATGGAAAAGACTTTCTGAATAACCTATCTCTCTCGATGAATCGATGTCAGTACTTACCTCAAAAGAGTATTTGGAAACAAATGTAGAAGGTTGGAGTGAATGGTTAATGGTTTATTTAAACGCACTAATTCTTTCTTGGGTAGTGTAAAACAGGAACAAGATATACGATGTTGAAGAGGAAAGACTCTTGGAAATGTCCGATATTTAAGAGGTCTCTTAGAGTGAAGACAGATAAGGTGAACTTTGTTCTTAGCTCTATAGGCTTTTTATAGATACTGATATCTCATCACTTAGTCATCAAACTaactatgcatacagttggatattatttttaaaaatttatatgatatgtTATCTATCAACAAGAATGGCACCAATGGAGTGAGCATTCCGTAGTTTAGGACTAACCGTTATGCATCTTGGTGTATACATCCATCTCCCATTTCTGATATGCAAGTCAGATGTTTACTGATTCACACACTTGAATACAAACCAAAGTAGACTAAATTGTTCACTCTGCCATGGGTTCAAGTTGAACATTCTTAATTGTCCCAAATTCAgcaaaagtgaaaaaatacaACAAATTCAATGCTTctaatatcaagaaaaatacTACTGTAGTTCCATTCATCACTTTAAGCCTCAACAACCTGATGATAATTGGTCTGTAGTTCTACAAGATCAGAGCTAACAGAGAAACTTAACCATTTCTTCTTGTCACAATAGATTAGACAAGGCTGCATAATAAGGCCAACAAGAATAGCTAAGAAACTGACAATCATGACCTTAAATGAACACAGGGCTataacaacaagaagaaataaTGTTGGCGGCagacaaattaaaattgaaccAATTGTTCCTAGTGGAATCCTATAAGGTCTTGATGCTGCTGGATATTTTATCCTTAACTTGACAAAACATAGAAATTCCAAAATCATTCCGAAACAGTTCATGAAGTTCTCAGCAGCCACAATTTCTTGAAAACTAAGGCAAGACAGCAGCACAACACCTGATGCAGAAAACAAAATACTGATAAAAGGGGTTCCATAATGCGATCTCTTTGCAAAAAATTCAGGAAGCATCCCCCGTTCTGCCATTCCCAAAAGCTGATATGAGTCACCACTCATCTCAGCTAAAAACATTCCCATATTTGACACAGCCGAAGCCCCTTGAACCCACCATCTTAACCATACTCCTCCAATGATCTTAGCAATATCCGAGAAATAACCATCACTCCAAAGATCACGATGCAACGGAACAGCTCCCGTGCCAAATAAAAGAGGGAAAAAGTAAACAGAGACAACTAAAGGAAGTGCGTAGAATAAAGCCTTAGGAATTGTTTTGCCAGGATCCTCCACTTCCCCTGCCATAGTACTCACTGAATCCCAATAATTCAAATTCCAAAAAAGTGTATTTAGATACAATCCCCATTGTACATTTTCTAAATCCATAACAAACCATCTTGAAGGTTCCAACTTAGGAAGCGCGATAACTCCCATTATTAGAAAAGGAAGGAGAGTAAATATCGCTAATACTGTAGCAACCCAAGCAACAATAGTTAAACCTCTATAGTTCAAATATGTAAGTGCAATAACCAAAGCAACAATGACGATTGTTCTTGGTAGACCATTTGCCAATGCTGGGACAGAAGATTTAATGTAGTCTAAAAATAAAACAGGGTACAATGCGTTATCAACTACACCACTCATCCATTTCACCCATCCTAATTGAAATCCCCAATACGGACCAAAAGACTTTGAAACCCAAACAACATATCCTCCGTTTTCGGGGAACATAGTGGATAATTCTGCAGTTATTAGAGACTCTGGAATGCTCCATACAATAGGAAAAATTAAATAGCCAACAAGTGCTAAAAATGGACCGGCTGCACGGACAGTATCTTCAACTCCAAAAGGACCACCAGAAACACCATAGAATATAAGAAATGTAAGAGGAACAAATGAAAGCTTGGTGAAGTTCGCTCCTCTAGATAAACTCGAATATTTTTCTGCCTCCATTTGATCACCTCTTTGTTCCTATACAGCGTATCAAATTATGGGTTTTCAAATGACACATCATTGGCCTAAATTTGAATTCCTGCGAAACTCAACTTAAAGTTAAGTATTTATAGAGTATCAGTATTTGCCCAAAAAAAGCTATAGGATTAAGGGATGAGTTCTTTACCTGTGAAGATAACAGAGCAAAGTCAACTATCTGCAGTATAGTTATGTGAAGAAGAACGGAGGGGATCGTTGAGGAGAATAGACGGTGGATATTAAGTGCTAGGACACGTGTCAGTGATCAGGGGAggaacattaaataaatatccTTGGTCTCCTGATTATATCATATAAAGATTCCACACATGTTtgaaattagttgataacattACACGGTGTGTTCCCTAAAGTGTTAGGGGAACTTACTTTCAtaatttctttaagaaaaaatgaactcagcttcaaaataatttatttatgttgttcATCAAATGCTAACATTTATAAGGTATTTTTTGTGGTCAATTTTTGAATGTATACCTTATTATGAATAACAATTAAGTAAAACTTGTGTCTCAAAAGCAACATACttaagttataatttttgtttgattaatttAGTAGGTTCACTATATTAACATTGAATATAAATGACTAACctcttaataatttaattaattttaatttttttataaataataacaatGTGTCATTTCAGAATAGTAACTAAgagtaaaaaaaacaattttaaattaatattatttttatgtatatatttatgatctcttattataatataattttattaagagGTCGTttcttaaaatcaaaataaataattaaattaatggcATGAATTGTACTCAAATCATTTATCTATTTTCTCAGCTGTTTCCCAAAACTAAACTTGGCATAAGATTCAGTTTGATTGGACAACTGGCCCACTTCAAATGGGTCTTTCAGCCCATTCTTcaatctctctctctatatagaGAAT is part of the Solanum lycopersicum chromosome 1, SLM_r2.1 genome and harbors:
- the LOC101246771 gene encoding probable polyamine transporter At1g31830 produces the protein MEAEKYSSLSRGANFTKLSFVPLTFLIFYGVSGGPFGVEDTVRAAGPFLALVGYLIFPIVWSIPESLITAELSTMFPENGGYVVWVSKSFGPYWGFQLGWVKWMSGVVDNALYPVLFLDYIKSSVPALANGLPRTIVIVALVIALTYLNYRGLTIVAWVATVLAIFTLLPFLIMGVIALPKLEPSRWFVMDLENVQWGLYLNTLFWNLNYWDSVSTMAGEVEDPGKTIPKALFYALPLVVSVYFFPLLFGTGAVPLHRDLWSDGYFSDIAKIIGGVWLRWWVQGASAVSNMGMFLAEMSGDSYQLLGMAERGMLPEFFAKRSHYGTPFISILFSASGVVLLSCLSFQEIVAAENFMNCFGMILEFLCFVKLRIKYPAASRPYRIPLGTIGSILICLPPTLFLLVVIALCSFKVMIVSFLAILVGLIMQPCLIYCDKKKWLSFSVSSDLVELQTNYHQVVEA
- the LOC101256045 gene encoding serine/threonine protein phosphatase 2A 57 kDa regulatory subunit B' beta isoform-like produces the protein MTNFLDSETEEMLSLISYCSFTDPQESPSLQDLKRLKLIQLLSIIKTLIRPLDDQVLSPLFIMLSSNLFRPLPPPIHSAVSVLLDDDDLISNPTPSWPHLQIVYDIFLRIVSRTSVESLRIYIDHAFLLSLLTLFQSEDQRERDNLKNVFHRIYSKLTFYRPFMRKTMHDVFLHYVFETDQRHPGIGELLEIWGTIINGFSVPLKEEHKFFLNRVLVPLHKPKGMQVYHRQLTYCVSQFVQKEPELGEVVIRGILKYWPITNCQKEVLFIGELEELVETVDPQLYKELALPLCTKITKCLNSWNSQVAERALYVWNNEQFWKMLSQAMEEVFPVLVEGMEKNLQGHWSKSVKELTENVKGMLEALAPFLYSKCLLQLEIQEASERIEEMRRKEIWEKIENAAM